TAACAGTATTCGAGGCACTTCACGAGATTGGCGGAGTATTGAAATATGGTATTCCAGAGTTCCGTCTGCCTAATGCCATCGTGGATGTAGAAATTGAGAATCTTCAGAAAATGGGTGTAAAATTCATTGCCGACTGCATTGTTGGTAAGACAATTTCCGTAAAGGAACTGAACGAACAGGGTTTCAAGGGCATCTTCGTGGGCTCTGGTGCAGGTCTGCCTAACTTCATGAATATTCCTGGCGAGAATGCATTGAACATTATGTCATCCAATGAGTACCTGACCCGCGTGAACCTGATGGACGCAGCCAACCCTCATAGCGACACCCCTATCAACTTAGGCAAGAAAGTAGTAGTTGTAGGCGGTGGAAATACAGCTATGGACAGTTGCCGTACTGCGAAGCGCTTGGGTGCAGATGTCACTCTGGTCTATCGCCGCTCAGAAGCAGAAATGCCAGCCCGACTGGAAGAAGTAAAGCATGCCAAGGAAGAAGGCATTACCTTCCTGACACTCCACAACCCTAAGGAATATGAGGCTGACGAGAAGGGAGCTGTAAAGGCTGTTGTACTCGATGTGATGCAGTTGGGCGAACCTGATGCCAGCGGCCGTCGCCGTCCTGAAGCTACAGGAGAGACCATCACAATAGAGTGCGACCAGGTGATTGTGGCAGTAGGCGTTAGCCCTAATCCACTCGCTCCTCAGAGTATTGAGGGACTGGAACTTGGCAGAAAGAACACAATTGCAGTAAACGAGCAGATGCAGAGTTCACAACCAGAGATCTATGCCGGTGGCGATATCGTAAGAGGTGGTGCTACTGTGATTCTCGCTATGGGCGACGGAAGAAGAGCTGCAGAGAACATGGCAAAGCAATTGTCAGGTAAATAATGTAGATTCTTATAACGGTAAAGCGAGGGGGCTTCTGGTACTCAAATAGAGACACCGAATCCCCCTCTCTTATGACACAAAAATAATAAAGAAACTAAAACATCTGCTTAAAATTTGCAGTTTTCAGAGAAAATTCGTAACTTTGTCACCAAATCGCATGGAAAAATCCATGAAATCAAATCTATAGATGAATCAATCATAGATAAAACTAAGTCGATCAATAGATAAAGTTATGAGACAGTTGGCATTATACATCATCTTCCTGATGTCCATGGTTTTCACAAACTATGGCAAGGCGTCATCCGTCCCAGAAACTTTGAGTTTTCCCTTTGCAGAGTCATCAGAATCATTTCTTTCCGAGAGTAGTTTTTCCGAGAATCAATTTATTGCAGGCCAACATTATGAGAATCAAGATTCAAAGGAACTGTTCAACAAGGAAAGCCATTCCGAGGACCGACTTACTCAGATAGAACACAAGCAAAACAAGCAAGATGCACAGTTGGAAGATGCTTCTACAATCGCCTATCGCGTATGCAGCAATCGTCCACAGCGATTATTGCCAAATGGCAATATCCAGAGCAATCCATCTGCAAGTAGATTGCTTTTTAATAAAATCAAGTTTTTATCTTCACTTCTAACTGCAAATATAAGTGGCATGGAGTCTTTCCGTATGGAAACTGCCCCTATCCACTTTGATGTCGCCAGCAAATATTACGTCATTTGCCTGCGACATCTACGGTGTTAGCACTTATTCTTCTCTTTTTATATCTCATTCTGTTTTACCGCATGCTATCAGCATACGATAAGGCAGGTCACACCCACCCTTATATTTTATAAAAACAGTTCTATATATATAAGTATGTTCGAACATACAAAGACTGTTTGGACATATCAAGACAATTCGAACCTAAAGAGATGGTTCGACATTTATAAACAAGAAAAGAATAAGTAATTAAATAATATGGCAAAGATTAATCATTTAGAGATGGGTGCCGATGTTATGGCGCTCAATGATATAGAAGTAAAGAAAGGTTTCTTAGGTTTGAGCTGTAAACTCATTTACAAACCAACCAACAGTGTGATTAAGATAAAGGAGAAAGAATACTCCGCAGAGGATGGAAAGAAGTTGGGTAACATTCTTTCTGCAGATCCTAACGATGTGGAAACTGCTATCAATAAGTTTCCTGTATCTGCCATCAACATGGGCAATGTAAAGTTGGAAGCTTGCCTCTCGGATGACCATCAGTTTGTTGCCACCCAACTCCTTTCATTTCAGGACTTCGGTTACAAACCAGTCACAGAGATGGTAGTATATACAGGCAAGACAGCTGAAGCTTTCGCCAAGTTGTTTACTGCCTAATAGATAATCAAATACAAGAGGACATATCAAAAGTCACTGCGGCTTTGATATGCCCTCTAATTCTATCTCATTAAAAGTCTATATTCTCTCCCACTTTACTTTCTTGTTCTTACTACGATTTATTTGTTCCCACTACAATTCCATTTTCCTCTCCCCTACAATTCCATTGCATGACGGTAATTCATAGGAGAAAGTCCCGTATGTTTTTTGAAAAACGTACCAAAGGCAGAAGCGTTTGGAAAACTCAATTCTGTAGCTATCTGCAATATGGTCTTATTGGTATTCTTCATCAAGTAGATACTACGACGGATAATCGCCTTGAAGATAAGCTGCTGCACGGTCTTTCCACACAGAGATTTCACCATTACTGTGAGATATTTCGAAGTGACGCAGAGTTTGTCTGCATAGAAAGCCACACTGCGTTCATGCATGAAATTCTGTTCTATCAACTTCACTAAAGTTTCGAATATTTCAATTTTGCGGTCCATCTCCTTTCCTACGGGTTTGAAAGATGCAGAGAAGATACTGCAGAGCCTGTAGGTGACAGCCATGAGAAGCAGGTTTTGCTCATGACAACTATAAGTATCTCGCAGCGTCTGGCATTCCAATGTGTGGAGCATCCGAATATAATCATTCAGCATTCCTTCATATTCCGTATGCATGACGACACACGACTGAGGATAAAGAGTAGAATAAAGCCGCATGGCAACAATGGTATTTCCTAACATGTGGCGTATCTGTTCTACACGATAAAAAAGCAAAGTAAAGCATAGGTTCTGAGAAGTTTCCAAAACTTGAAACATAAGACCTTTGGAGAGAAAAACGGTCTCTCCGGCAGATGCGACAAAGGATGTTCCATCTACACAGAAACGGAACATCCCTTGTTGACAAATAATGATTCCGACAAAGTCAGAATAAAAAGGTTGCATCAGAGAATGAGGAAACTCATTGGCTTCACTGATGATGATATTATCTGTTATCTCCATGATGATTTCTTCGTTAACGGCATGGGAGCCGATGTTGATTCCCATGTTCCTAAAACGACAAAGATAACAAAATATCATTTCACTTCGCAGAATATCTTGCTAATTTATGAAATTTTAGCACAATTCTATCTTCTTCCGAGCGAATGCACATCCACATTCTTCAGCAGATATTCCCGAGTCAATTCTTTCAGATTACGCTTACGCCATGGGATAACGAGCATTAGTAGGGCACAAGCCAGACAACCATAGAAAGTCCATCCAGCCATTTCCTTGATGGTGATAAGCGTAGCCTGCACTTGTACTTTTCCCTTAACCGACATGGCCGCCATTTCCTGAGCTTCAGCATCACTTTTTCCCTGAAATTTCATACCACGTACCGTCTGATCATAAGTATTGGCAGTCTGAATGCTCGTACGATCGAAGTCCTGTGCAAACCGGGTTACATAATACTGCTGGCGATGCTGAAGTACGTTGGTGTAGAGAGCCGAACCTATACTTGGAGCAATGACCATACGCACGGTAAGCATGATGCAGACCCAAGTGGACATAAACCGGTAAGGCATACGCTGGTTGGCTATCGTGGAGATGAGTGAATAAAGCAGCATCATTCCCGTAGAACGGATGATGATAGGCCACTTCATGCGTTCATACATACCATCATTCTGTACTTCGAAATACATATACAAGGCATAGGCTCCAATGAAAAGAAAGCCCAACGAGTACATCCACTTGAGGTGTACTCCCTTCGCCCTGGCTATTACGGCAAAGATCAGGCCCACAGTATATCCCACCATCACCCAGTTGCCCAAGGTGGCATTCTGCCAATTGTCAATCTTCATACCAACATTGGTGAAGACATTGACAAACATCGCACTGGAATTGCACACCATTAGGAGGAAGAAAAGCATGATGCCATAATTGATGACTCTCAACTTGAATACCTCCATCATAAAATAAGGAGAACGGCGGGTTAACTCCAGATAGACAAACAAGCCCGTAAAGATGATGCAGATCATCGTAGAGAAACGGATTGACTCATCATCAAACCAGTCTAAGGTCTTGCCAAATACCATGACATAGACAAAGGAACAGAGCATGATACTGAACACCGTCACATTGCCAAACTTAGACATCGTAATGGGAAACTTCGGCATCGGATACTTATGATAAGGCATGGTGAAGAAGACAATGATGATGCCCGCCAACATGAATGCCATCATGAAGTGATACACATACTTCCATTCATAAGCGTATGCCAACCATGCAGTAAGCCAGGTTCCAAGCTGACCAATAATCATAAAGAAGAGATAGATAACAGGCTGCGACACCATCTTTTCGCTGTCAACAGCATCCCAGGCTTCTTCCGTAGTAGGTTCGCATCCCGGAGTGATATTTCTGGTTGCCTCTATGCCGAAAGCATACTTGATAAGCACGAAGAGATGCGCCATCAACAGGGTTTGGCGCACAAAACCCATCAGCAAGCTACATAGTCCGAGAATAAACAAAGAGTCGGTCTGAGCACAGACAAAACTGAGTACAAATAGAATGGAGAACCCCACGATACACATCATCTTCTCTCTTCGGATGCACACCAATTCATAGAAGAAAGGAGAGAAAGCCGCCATTCCTATGGATGTGCAGAAACCGGCAAAAGCGATATATTCCGACTGAATGCCCAATCCGCTCATCATCTCGCCGCTATTAGCAGAATAGACACCGCTCATCGTTATCATCGGCACGAAGAGGATGATCATGAAGATGATGCCAAGAGGTTTCGGCACCCAGTCATAAAATGGATAATTCTTATATTCTTCTAACATGTTACTTGATTTCTTCCAACATTTTCTTTCATGTTACTTATTTCCTTTCAGCGCTTATTTTTATTTCCTTTCAGCCTTCACTACCACCATCATACCTGCAGCAAGACGGGC
This is a stretch of genomic DNA from Segatella hominis. It encodes these proteins:
- a CDS encoding AraC family transcriptional regulator, yielding MGINIGSHAVNEEIIMEITDNIIISEANEFPHSLMQPFYSDFVGIIICQQGMFRFCVDGTSFVASAGETVFLSKGLMFQVLETSQNLCFTLLFYRVEQIRHMLGNTIVAMRLYSTLYPQSCVVMHTEYEGMLNDYIRMLHTLECQTLRDTYSCHEQNLLLMAVTYRLCSIFSASFKPVGKEMDRKIEIFETLVKLIEQNFMHERSVAFYADKLCVTSKYLTVMVKSLCGKTVQQLIFKAIIRRSIYLMKNTNKTILQIATELSFPNASAFGTFFKKHTGLSPMNYRHAMEL
- a CDS encoding MFS transporter, whose translation is MLEEYKNYPFYDWVPKPLGIIFMIILFVPMITMSGVYSANSGEMMSGLGIQSEYIAFAGFCTSIGMAAFSPFFYELVCIRREKMMCIVGFSILFVLSFVCAQTDSLFILGLCSLLMGFVRQTLLMAHLFVLIKYAFGIEATRNITPGCEPTTEEAWDAVDSEKMVSQPVIYLFFMIIGQLGTWLTAWLAYAYEWKYVYHFMMAFMLAGIIIVFFTMPYHKYPMPKFPITMSKFGNVTVFSIMLCSFVYVMVFGKTLDWFDDESIRFSTMICIIFTGLFVYLELTRRSPYFMMEVFKLRVINYGIMLFFLLMVCNSSAMFVNVFTNVGMKIDNWQNATLGNWVMVGYTVGLIFAVIARAKGVHLKWMYSLGFLFIGAYALYMYFEVQNDGMYERMKWPIIIRSTGMMLLYSLISTIANQRMPYRFMSTWVCIMLTVRMVIAPSIGSALYTNVLQHRQQYYVTRFAQDFDRTSIQTANTYDQTVRGMKFQGKSDAEAQEMAAMSVKGKVQVQATLITIKEMAGWTFYGCLACALLMLVIPWRKRNLKELTREYLLKNVDVHSLGRR